One Streptomyces sp. NBC_00102 DNA segment encodes these proteins:
- a CDS encoding transcriptional regulator produces the protein MLAMSSETLACPDMGCQYRLAAQLPDLIPGVATTRVGPDDPIQARPYPDAIVKDEAGETVELDRTTHRVAARWILRAASELDRTRPQTFDPASAPLTRSDLVASGWGR, from the coding sequence ATGCTCGCCATGTCGAGCGAAACCCTGGCCTGCCCGGATATGGGCTGCCAGTACCGCCTTGCCGCACAGCTCCCGGACTTGATCCCGGGCGTAGCTACCACCCGCGTCGGCCCCGACGATCCGATCCAGGCGCGGCCCTACCCCGACGCCATCGTCAAGGACGAGGCAGGGGAGACGGTGGAGCTGGACCGAACGACCCACCGGGTCGCAGCCCGCTGGATCTTGCGGGCTGCGTCGGAGCTGGACCGGACTCGGCCACAAACTTTCGACCCCGCCAGCGCGCCCCTCACCCGCAGCGACCTGGTCGCGTCCGGCTGGGGCCGCTGA
- a CDS encoding helix-turn-helix domain-containing protein, which translates to MSEKNERTFAELLGYLFREAHPKGRGPYTYAEVSQGIRDTSGFTISASAIQQLRTGINTNPKMQTIRALAGFFGVTPGYFFDEEEAERQRAEIELVVAMRDQNVRRVALRANGLSTASLNMVTTVIDQTRRLEGLADDSGPLDGG; encoded by the coding sequence ATGAGCGAGAAGAACGAGCGCACCTTCGCGGAGCTGCTCGGCTACCTGTTTCGGGAGGCGCACCCGAAAGGGCGCGGCCCGTACACATATGCGGAGGTGTCCCAGGGGATTCGCGACACCTCCGGCTTCACCATCTCCGCAAGCGCCATCCAACAGCTCCGCACCGGGATCAACACGAACCCGAAGATGCAGACGATCCGCGCGCTGGCCGGCTTTTTCGGCGTAACCCCGGGTTACTTCTTCGACGAGGAAGAGGCCGAGCGACAGCGCGCGGAGATCGAACTGGTTGTCGCCATGCGCGACCAGAACGTGCGCCGAGTCGCCCTGCGAGCCAACGGACTCAGCACGGCGAGCCTGAACATGGTGACCACGGTGATCGACCAGACCCGTCGGCTGGAGGGATTGGCGGACGACTCCGGACCGCTCGACGGCGGATGA
- a CDS encoding TrmH family RNA methyltransferase, giving the protein MPANQRITARNARFQQWEALLTNRKKRSQLREFLVQGVRPISLAVEFGWPISALLYDDRRKLSGWAQELLRTTKAERIVMAPALLAELGEKAEGAPEVIAVVGMPADDLSRIEVGPDFLGVLFDRPTTPGNIGSIIRSADAFGAQGMIVSGHAADVYDPKSVRATTGSLFSLPSVRVPGPGEVMTWVEQQRSAGHPLVLVGTDEKGDADVYDFDLTQPVLLLVGNETSGLSSTWRELCDFTVSIPMTGAASSLNAANAATAILYEASRQRIATGKRPR; this is encoded by the coding sequence GTGCCAGCGAATCAGCGGATCACCGCCCGCAACGCCCGGTTTCAGCAATGGGAAGCACTGCTCACCAACCGGAAGAAGCGGAGTCAGCTCCGCGAGTTCTTGGTCCAAGGAGTGCGGCCGATCTCGCTGGCGGTGGAGTTCGGTTGGCCGATCAGCGCGCTGTTGTACGACGACCGGCGGAAGCTTTCGGGCTGGGCGCAGGAGCTGCTGCGGACGACCAAGGCTGAACGGATCGTCATGGCACCGGCGCTGCTGGCAGAACTCGGGGAGAAGGCCGAGGGTGCACCCGAGGTGATCGCGGTTGTCGGCATGCCGGCGGACGATCTGAGCCGTATCGAGGTCGGGCCGGACTTCCTTGGTGTGCTGTTCGACCGGCCGACCACACCCGGCAACATCGGAAGCATCATCCGCTCTGCTGACGCCTTCGGTGCGCAGGGGATGATCGTCTCCGGCCACGCCGCCGACGTCTACGACCCGAAGTCCGTACGGGCGACCACGGGCAGCCTCTTCTCGCTGCCTTCCGTCCGGGTACCGGGGCCCGGCGAGGTGATGACGTGGGTGGAACAGCAGCGCTCCGCCGGTCACCCGCTGGTCCTGGTGGGCACCGACGAGAAGGGCGACGCCGACGTTTACGACTTCGACCTCACCCAGCCGGTTCTGCTGCTGGTGGGGAACGAGACGAGCGGGCTGTCCAGTACGTGGCGCGAGCTGTGCGACTTCACGGTGAGTATCCCGATGACAGGGGCGGCCAGCTCCCTGAACGCGGCGAACGCTGCGACCGCGATTCTGTACGAGGCTTCCCGGCAGCGGATCGCCACCGGGAAGCGTCCTCGCTGA
- a CDS encoding glycosyltransferase family 4 protein, producing the protein MKIAMLNPPHRFGQDTTQWITVPPQGYGGIQWVVATLIDGLLHAGCEILLVGAPGSISRPGLTISDATTFDATLAAIREFGPDVVHDHTNGELLPADPPWPAVRTHHLNGVPEHLANGIYLSRAQRQAAGSADAPIIRLPVNPDRYTYRASKDRFLLFLGRVSVHKGARQAAAFAQAAGLPLKLAGPAWEPDYLHGILTDYPDTAAYVGEVGGTGRTELLALANALLVLSQPFGGPFGGEWIEPGATVVAEAAVSGTPVIATDNGCLAEIAPHVGVALPPEEAPDPELATKILAGLPAPAHLRATAIERWGHHVIAAKYLEVYRRAAAGNTWS; encoded by the coding sequence GTGAAGATCGCCATGCTCAACCCACCCCACCGCTTCGGGCAGGACACCACCCAATGGATCACCGTCCCGCCACAGGGCTACGGCGGCATCCAGTGGGTGGTCGCCACCCTCATCGACGGGCTCCTCCACGCCGGATGCGAGATCCTGCTCGTCGGTGCCCCCGGGAGCATCTCCCGCCCGGGGCTGACCATCTCCGACGCCACCACTTTCGACGCCACACTGGCCGCGATCCGCGAGTTCGGCCCGGACGTGGTGCACGACCACACCAACGGCGAGCTATTGCCCGCAGACCCGCCTTGGCCGGCGGTCCGTACCCACCACCTCAACGGCGTGCCCGAGCACCTGGCGAACGGCATCTACCTCTCCCGTGCCCAGCGCCAGGCCGCCGGCTCCGCCGACGCGCCGATCATCCGACTGCCGGTCAACCCCGACCGGTACACCTACCGCGCGTCGAAGGACCGCTTCTTGCTGTTCCTCGGCCGGGTCTCCGTACACAAGGGGGCCCGCCAGGCCGCTGCCTTCGCCCAGGCAGCCGGCCTTCCGCTGAAACTCGCCGGTCCGGCGTGGGAGCCGGACTACCTGCACGGCATCCTCACCGACTACCCCGACACCGCTGCGTACGTCGGAGAAGTCGGCGGCACCGGACGCACCGAACTCCTCGCCCTCGCAAACGCCTTGCTCGTCCTCTCCCAGCCCTTCGGCGGCCCCTTCGGAGGGGAGTGGATCGAGCCCGGCGCCACTGTTGTCGCCGAGGCGGCCGTCAGCGGCACCCCGGTCATCGCCACCGACAACGGGTGCCTCGCCGAGATCGCCCCGCACGTCGGAGTCGCTCTGCCCCCGGAGGAAGCGCCCGACCCGGAGCTGGCCACCAAGATCCTGGCCGGCCTTCCGGCCCCGGCGCACCTTCGCGCCACCGCGATCGAGCGGTGGGGCCACCACGTGATCGCCGCGAAGTATCTGGAGGTCTACCGTCGGGCCGCCGCAGGCAACACCTGGTCGTGA
- a CDS encoding glycosyltransferase, with the protein MTQPLTVAMCSNRPGQLLAALDRLPDVLGPDDRLLVVVDTAVPATIRQQLTQPVGRRTVLFNGATVGLSCSRNLALKEAPTRHVVFVDDDIVVTAAAVENLRTALTGGAHVVGTRITADLQARRMPWWLTAGQLHYLGSHHPDLPASIWGGCFALDRDHARLLGIDFDSRLGRVGTNLASAEDTTLVRQLAALGATTAVLHTTEVHHLIPAPRLRPGYLLRRAYWQGRSEVRRGTAASGLRKEWARNRSGGPAARPAALALLYTAAVLTGIGRELLDQARRRS; encoded by the coding sequence ATGACACAGCCCCTCACCGTGGCCATGTGCAGCAACCGGCCCGGTCAGCTCCTGGCCGCCCTCGACCGGCTCCCAGACGTCCTCGGCCCGGACGACCGCCTGCTCGTCGTCGTGGACACCGCCGTGCCAGCCACCATTCGGCAGCAGCTCACCCAGCCCGTCGGACGGCGCACAGTGCTCTTCAACGGAGCCACCGTCGGCCTGTCCTGCAGCCGCAACCTTGCACTGAAGGAAGCACCCACCCGGCACGTGGTTTTCGTGGACGACGACATCGTCGTCACCGCCGCCGCAGTCGAGAATCTGCGCACCGCACTGACAGGTGGGGCGCACGTCGTCGGCACCCGAATCACCGCCGACCTCCAAGCCCGTCGAATGCCCTGGTGGCTGACCGCAGGCCAGTTGCACTACCTCGGCTCCCACCACCCCGACCTGCCCGCAAGCATCTGGGGCGGCTGCTTCGCTCTCGACCGCGACCACGCCCGCCTGCTCGGCATCGACTTCGACAGCCGCCTCGGCCGCGTCGGAACCAACCTCGCCTCCGCGGAAGACACCACGCTGGTGCGCCAGCTGGCTGCCCTCGGCGCCACCACCGCGGTTCTGCACACCACGGAGGTCCACCACCTGATCCCCGCCCCCCGGCTCCGCCCCGGATACCTCTTGCGCCGGGCCTACTGGCAGGGCCGCAGCGAAGTACGCCGGGGCACCGCAGCCAGCGGACTGCGCAAGGAGTGGGCGCGCAACAGATCCGGCGGCCCAGCTGCCCGCCCTGCAGCCCTCGCCCTCCTCTACACAGCAGCGGTGCTGACCGGCATCGGCCGTGAACTCCTCGATCAGGCCCGGAGGCGCTCGTGA
- a CDS encoding HAD family hydrolase, giving the protein MTKTSAAVIATIATDVGGVLYYDEPFELAWLQGVLERAGETDPHLTIEQFTAEMNRFYLQRAHSTASPGLYSPAGTHAWIDVRRRWTDLAQPVPGAVAALADLAAERPVCVVANQPPECEEVLRAGGVAEHLVLIALDASVGVAKPDPGLLGWAIEKLGWDASTTLMVGDRPDHDAAPAERLGAHAALVTPPSDWIAPAGVEPGLVAAYQRVRAERLKARWHPAADRSLHIRDLSDLATRLGQGQHRSAVSQ; this is encoded by the coding sequence GTGACCAAGACATCGGCCGCGGTCATTGCCACCATCGCCACCGACGTCGGAGGGGTTCTCTACTACGACGAGCCCTTCGAACTCGCATGGCTCCAGGGCGTCCTGGAGCGGGCAGGCGAGACCGACCCGCACCTGACCATCGAGCAGTTCACCGCCGAGATGAACCGTTTTTACCTCCAACGCGCACACTCCACCGCCAGCCCCGGCCTCTACAGCCCGGCCGGTACTCACGCCTGGATCGACGTCCGCCGCCGCTGGACCGACCTCGCACAGCCGGTCCCCGGCGCCGTTGCCGCGCTCGCGGACCTCGCCGCGGAGCGGCCGGTGTGCGTGGTCGCCAACCAGCCTCCCGAATGCGAGGAAGTCCTGCGCGCGGGTGGGGTCGCCGAGCACCTGGTCCTCATCGCGCTCGACGCCTCCGTCGGTGTTGCCAAGCCCGACCCCGGCCTGCTCGGCTGGGCCATCGAAAAGCTCGGCTGGGACGCGTCCACCACGCTCATGGTCGGCGACCGCCCCGACCACGACGCCGCTCCCGCCGAGCGCCTCGGAGCGCACGCCGCGCTCGTCACCCCGCCCAGCGACTGGATCGCCCCGGCCGGCGTCGAACCTGGCCTCGTCGCCGCCTATCAGAGGGTGCGGGCTGAACGTCTGAAAGCTCGTTGGCACCCCGCCGCCGACCGCAGCCTGCACATCCGCGACCTCAGCGACCTGGCCACCCGGCTCGGCCAGGGCCAGCACCGATCGGCGGTGTCCCAATGA
- a CDS encoding NAD(P)-dependent oxidoreductase, which translates to MAQHLVTGGAGFIGSHLTDRLLTAGHEVVVLDNLDGGKRENVPDGAHLVVGSIADRALVDGLFARHAFDSVFHLAAFAAEGISHAVKAHNYEVNVLGSIHLINAALRTKVRYFSFASSVAVYGTGRVPMCEDDHPQPVDSYGNAKLAVERELAITAHLQNLPYTALRMHNVYGERQNMADPLRNAVAIFLNQIMRGEPITVYGDGSQRRSFTYVHDIAGCFLDAADNPRHWNRVINVGSQQPCTVLEMAHAARVAMGVPDHPIRHLDTRDEVHAAYTSSELARTLLGDWKDTPLADGLATTATWARTHGPVQPCSTLTLETDPDTQPEWYTTASSRAERS; encoded by the coding sequence ATGGCCCAGCACCTGGTGACCGGCGGCGCCGGATTCATCGGCTCCCACCTCACCGACCGCCTCCTGACCGCCGGACACGAGGTCGTCGTCCTCGACAACCTCGACGGCGGCAAGCGAGAGAACGTTCCCGACGGCGCGCACCTCGTCGTCGGGTCCATCGCCGACAGGGCCTTGGTGGATGGGCTGTTCGCCCGCCACGCCTTCGACAGCGTCTTCCACCTGGCCGCGTTCGCCGCCGAGGGCATCAGCCACGCCGTCAAGGCCCACAACTACGAGGTCAACGTCCTCGGCAGCATCCATCTGATCAACGCCGCCCTCCGCACCAAGGTCCGGTACTTCTCCTTCGCCTCATCCGTCGCCGTCTACGGCACCGGCCGGGTTCCGATGTGCGAGGACGACCACCCGCAGCCCGTCGACAGCTACGGCAACGCCAAACTCGCCGTCGAACGCGAACTCGCGATCACCGCGCACCTCCAGAACCTGCCGTACACCGCCCTGCGGATGCACAACGTCTACGGCGAACGGCAGAACATGGCCGACCCCCTCCGCAACGCTGTCGCGATCTTCCTCAACCAGATCATGCGCGGAGAGCCGATCACCGTATATGGCGACGGCAGCCAGCGCCGCTCCTTCACGTACGTCCACGACATCGCCGGCTGCTTCCTCGACGCCGCCGACAACCCCCGCCATTGGAACCGCGTGATCAATGTGGGCAGCCAACAGCCGTGCACCGTGCTGGAGATGGCCCATGCCGCGCGCGTGGCGATGGGTGTTCCCGACCACCCGATCCGCCACCTGGACACCCGAGACGAAGTCCACGCCGCCTACACCAGCAGCGAACTCGCCCGCACGCTGCTGGGCGACTGGAAGGACACCCCGCTGGCCGACGGTCTCGCCACCACCGCCACCTGGGCCAGGACTCACGGACCCGTCCAGCCCTGCAGCACCCTCACCCTCGAAACCGACCCCGACACGCAGCCCGAGTGGTACACCACCGCCTCCTCCCGGGCGGAACGGTCGTGA
- a CDS encoding polysaccharide pyruvyl transferase family protein has translation MPRILLTGITSCESRGVEALARSLTTALTKTPDTSVTVLTQTPALDAEALSGTGADCAPDPWVVSRSWATVRPVETEQHRRARAERLLQHADLVLATGGDLHTSDYGVSTAYLAVLDRAQQLGIPTAMIGQSVGPFTNPAEQLAFTTTATGLDLLTVRESTSRTYLTEQLALPADRVALSADPAFLLQPSGSDRAQQLLADAGLGAEQAYICLVPSRGVTRYSTITDTQHLDALTSLADTLWRVRRRPLVLVPHCHDSREHNDDRILARQIAARLPDVPVHVLDAADTRASDYKAVLGGAELVISERLHASIGALSSGTPAVAIGHSPKFHGVLADTYGPGVPATDVHRDVAAFVADPSAVEQFAHLDTSRLRAHLATRLSTVVALATEDITRVRALLNS, from the coding sequence TTGCCGCGCATCCTGCTCACCGGAATCACCAGCTGCGAGAGCCGCGGCGTCGAAGCGCTCGCCCGCTCGCTCACCACCGCGCTGACCAAGACGCCGGACACCTCGGTCACCGTCCTCACCCAGACCCCGGCACTCGACGCAGAAGCGCTGTCCGGCACCGGAGCCGACTGCGCTCCGGACCCGTGGGTCGTCTCCCGATCCTGGGCCACCGTGCGGCCCGTCGAGACCGAGCAGCACCGCCGTGCCCGTGCCGAACGCCTCCTCCAGCACGCGGATCTGGTCCTCGCCACCGGTGGAGACCTGCACACCTCCGACTACGGCGTCTCCACTGCCTACCTCGCCGTGCTCGACCGCGCCCAGCAACTCGGCATCCCCACCGCGATGATCGGCCAGTCCGTCGGCCCCTTCACCAACCCCGCCGAGCAGCTCGCGTTCACCACCACCGCCACCGGGCTCGACCTGCTGACCGTCCGCGAGAGCACCAGTAGGACGTACCTCACCGAGCAACTAGCTCTGCCCGCAGACCGTGTGGCGCTCTCGGCGGACCCCGCCTTCCTTCTCCAACCGTCTGGCTCGGACCGCGCGCAACAGCTGCTCGCCGATGCCGGCCTCGGCGCCGAGCAGGCGTACATCTGCCTGGTTCCGAGCCGGGGCGTCACCCGTTACAGCACCATCACCGACACCCAGCACCTGGACGCGCTGACCAGCCTCGCCGACACCCTGTGGCGTGTGCGCCGACGCCCGCTGGTACTCGTCCCGCACTGCCACGACTCCCGCGAGCACAACGACGACCGCATCCTGGCCCGACAGATCGCGGCCCGCCTGCCCGACGTCCCCGTGCACGTCCTGGACGCCGCCGATACCCGAGCCAGCGACTACAAGGCCGTTCTCGGAGGCGCCGAGCTGGTCATCTCCGAGCGCCTGCACGCCTCCATCGGCGCCCTGTCCAGCGGCACCCCGGCCGTCGCCATCGGCCACTCCCCGAAGTTCCACGGCGTCCTCGCCGACACCTACGGCCCCGGCGTTCCGGCCACGGACGTCCATCGCGACGTCGCCGCGTTCGTCGCCGACCCGTCCGCCGTCGAGCAGTTCGCCCACCTGGACACATCCAGGCTCCGCGCCCACCTCGCTACCCGGCTCTCCACCGTCGTCGCGCTGGCGACAGAGGACATCACCCGCGTGCGCGCCCTCCTCAACTCCTGA
- a CDS encoding glycosyltransferase family 2 protein, whose product MTSPATVHRRHRRPKVATITVGTNEKRWLPDCLSTLLTSHTPDLDLAVWYSDNASTDGSTALVRDDFPSARIIQNDSNLGFAQANNVGMRAALADGADYVFLVNPDTRTPPDLIHQLSAFMERHPEYGICGPMQYVYTDNGPVSLDEHNEWSRTALRLGEADGFVGDRPFRPSPAGPAEGRAPDTLEHAYVQGAAFFVRAEVLRTIGLFDRVFHTYYEETDLCRRARWAGWRVALNLRLGIQHFGGGGTGASTYRRVQMRRNRYYFLFTDITWSWPAILGLAGRWLRQDLLGHSVGGNTTPLRGCAETAVAAWWLLRLAPTIARRRRAHRRLRAIRPPKRTTGGAL is encoded by the coding sequence GTGACCAGCCCCGCCACCGTCCACCGACGGCACCGACGTCCGAAGGTCGCCACCATCACGGTCGGCACCAACGAGAAGCGCTGGCTGCCCGACTGCCTGTCCACCCTGCTCACCAGCCACACCCCCGATCTCGACCTCGCCGTCTGGTACAGCGACAACGCCTCCACCGATGGCAGTACCGCACTGGTCCGCGACGACTTCCCCTCAGCGCGGATCATCCAGAACGACAGCAACCTCGGTTTCGCCCAAGCCAACAACGTCGGCATGCGCGCGGCCTTGGCTGACGGCGCCGATTACGTCTTCCTCGTCAACCCCGACACCAGGACCCCTCCGGACCTGATCCACCAGCTGAGCGCCTTCATGGAAAGGCACCCGGAGTACGGCATCTGCGGCCCCATGCAGTACGTCTACACCGACAACGGGCCTGTCTCCCTGGACGAACACAACGAGTGGTCACGTACCGCACTACGTCTGGGCGAAGCCGACGGCTTCGTGGGCGATCGCCCGTTCCGGCCCTCACCTGCCGGCCCCGCCGAGGGCCGTGCCCCCGACACCCTGGAGCACGCCTACGTCCAGGGCGCCGCGTTCTTCGTCCGCGCCGAGGTACTGCGCACCATCGGGCTGTTCGACCGGGTCTTCCACACCTACTACGAGGAGACCGACCTCTGCCGCCGGGCCCGCTGGGCGGGATGGCGAGTGGCCCTCAACCTCCGGCTCGGCATCCAGCACTTCGGCGGCGGTGGGACCGGCGCGAGCACCTACAGGCGGGTGCAGATGCGCCGCAACCGGTACTACTTCCTGTTCACCGACATCACCTGGAGCTGGCCCGCGATCCTCGGACTGGCCGGGCGGTGGCTGCGCCAAGACCTGCTCGGCCACTCCGTCGGCGGCAACACCACCCCACTCCGAGGGTGCGCGGAGACGGCCGTCGCCGCCTGGTGGCTCCTGCGGCTCGCCCCGACCATCGCTCGGCGCCGCCGTGCCCACCGCCGCTTGCGCGCCATCCGCCCGCCGAAGCGCACCACCGGAGGCGCCCTGTGA
- a CDS encoding phytanoyl-CoA dioxygenase family protein codes for MSAPIAAAVGQLRADGFAVVSGVVTHALLEDLRAEAAALVAAFDDGHRSDNFWHFTRKGDSAPVLFRIHNLQQQPGAPLAAELFATGPLHHLAERLLGQPARARVIALIVKMPHVAAAVPWHRDRVDAPAGSAINLSLFLDDSDADNGCLEFVPGSHLLADEAVVDQVCTAGPVVPVAAKAGDVAVHDVRVVHASRPNPSARTRRSLVIEFALATEST; via the coding sequence ATGAGCGCCCCGATCGCAGCCGCTGTCGGTCAACTGCGGGCCGACGGCTTCGCGGTCGTCTCCGGCGTGGTCACCCATGCGCTGCTGGAGGACCTCCGCGCCGAGGCCGCCGCCTTGGTGGCCGCCTTCGACGACGGCCACCGCAGCGACAACTTCTGGCACTTCACCCGCAAGGGAGACAGCGCCCCGGTGCTCTTCCGCATCCACAACCTCCAGCAACAGCCAGGAGCACCGCTCGCCGCCGAGCTGTTCGCCACCGGCCCTCTCCACCACCTCGCCGAGCGCCTTCTCGGCCAGCCGGCGCGGGCCCGGGTCATCGCGTTGATCGTCAAGATGCCGCATGTGGCCGCCGCCGTGCCCTGGCACCGCGACCGCGTCGATGCCCCTGCGGGTTCCGCGATCAACCTGAGCCTCTTCCTGGACGACTCCGATGCCGACAACGGCTGCCTGGAGTTCGTCCCCGGCAGTCACCTGCTGGCTGACGAGGCCGTCGTGGACCAGGTCTGCACCGCAGGGCCGGTTGTCCCGGTCGCCGCGAAGGCCGGCGACGTGGCCGTGCACGACGTGCGGGTCGTCCACGCCTCACGCCCCAACCCCTCGGCCCGGACCCGCCGAAGCCTCGTCATCGAGTTCGCCTTAGCCACGGAGTCGACGTGA
- a CDS encoding NAD-dependent epimerase/dehydratase family protein: MARRTAVVTGGAGFIGSHLCDALIRAESAVICVDNFLTGSRDNVAHLLASPHFDLIEQDVNDKLAVAGEVDVVFHLASPASPVDYLRHPIETLSVGSVGTLNALELARERGARFVLASTSEVYGDPHQHPQTEAYWGNVNPIGPRSVYDEAKRFAEAATAAYRREYGADTAIVRIFNTFGPRMRTDDGRAVPAFVTRALTGQSLHVAGDGRQSRSLCYVDDTVAGLLAVAASSHPGPVNLGTEDERTVMDIARLVLDLTGSAAGIEFVAMPEDDPGRRRPDTTLAREAFGWEPRIAIEGGLAATVTWFVQQLAAGAAR; this comes from the coding sequence ATGGCTCGAAGAACCGCTGTCGTGACCGGCGGAGCTGGATTCATCGGCTCCCACCTGTGCGACGCGCTGATCCGCGCCGAAAGCGCCGTGATCTGCGTGGACAATTTCCTGACCGGCAGCCGCGACAACGTCGCGCACCTGCTTGCCTCCCCGCACTTCGACCTGATCGAGCAGGACGTCAACGACAAGCTGGCTGTTGCGGGTGAGGTGGACGTGGTGTTCCACCTTGCCTCGCCCGCCTCCCCGGTGGACTACCTGCGCCACCCCATCGAGACGCTGTCCGTCGGTTCCGTCGGCACGCTGAACGCGTTGGAGCTGGCCAGGGAACGCGGTGCTCGATTCGTCCTGGCCTCGACCTCGGAGGTGTACGGGGACCCGCACCAGCACCCGCAGACGGAGGCGTACTGGGGCAACGTCAACCCGATCGGCCCGCGCAGCGTCTACGACGAGGCGAAGCGCTTCGCAGAGGCCGCCACCGCCGCGTACCGCCGCGAGTACGGCGCCGACACGGCGATCGTACGGATCTTCAACACGTTCGGGCCCCGGATGCGCACCGACGACGGCCGCGCGGTGCCGGCCTTCGTCACCCGAGCCCTGACGGGGCAGTCGCTCCACGTAGCCGGAGACGGTCGGCAGAGCCGATCGCTGTGCTACGTCGATGACACGGTGGCCGGGCTGCTGGCCGTCGCCGCGAGCAGCCACCCGGGCCCGGTCAACCTGGGCACCGAGGACGAGCGCACGGTGATGGACATCGCGCGTCTCGTCCTGGACCTCACCGGCTCCGCCGCGGGCATCGAGTTCGTCGCCATGCCGGAAGATGACCCCGGTCGCCGCCGCCCCGACACGACCTTGGCCCGCGAGGCGTTCGGGTGGGAGCCCCGGATCGCGATCGAGGGCGGTCTGGCCGCCACTGTTACCTGGTTCGTCCAGCAGCTCGCCGCCGGGGCAGCGCGATGA
- a CDS encoding SDR family NAD(P)-dependent oxidoreductase, with protein sequence MITHTNPRVALVSGGNRGLGLAIATRLAEQGMQVVLGVRDRQAGREAEEALGRQGLFVHHHELDVTDPASVARAIADVAAPFGRLDVLVNNAAVAIDRGQAASAPDFERVRATMDANLLGAWRLSAAAVPEMRKNGYGRIVNITSHLGSQSNMGTGNVSYRISKAGLNALTQILAAELTETGILVNAASPGRMDTRMAYGETKRTPDEAADTPVWLATLPDDGPTGGLFYERQPLDW encoded by the coding sequence ATGATCACGCACACGAACCCACGCGTCGCCTTGGTCTCGGGCGGAAACCGTGGCCTCGGCCTCGCCATCGCTACCCGCCTTGCCGAGCAGGGCATGCAGGTGGTTCTCGGGGTACGCGACCGCCAGGCCGGCCGTGAGGCAGAGGAAGCGCTGGGCCGCCAGGGGCTGTTCGTCCACCACCACGAACTGGATGTAACGGACCCGGCAAGCGTCGCCCGCGCCATCGCCGACGTGGCCGCCCCATTCGGCCGCCTCGACGTACTGGTCAACAACGCCGCTGTCGCCATCGATCGCGGCCAGGCAGCCTCCGCGCCCGACTTCGAGCGCGTCCGGGCAACCATGGACGCCAACCTCCTCGGAGCCTGGCGCCTCTCCGCCGCTGCCGTGCCCGAGATGCGCAAGAACGGATACGGGCGCATCGTCAACATCACCAGCCACCTGGGCTCCCAGAGCAACATGGGCACCGGGAACGTCAGCTACCGCATCTCGAAGGCCGGCCTGAACGCCCTCACCCAGATCCTCGCCGCCGAGTTGACGGAAACCGGCATTCTCGTCAACGCGGCCTCACCCGGTCGGATGGATACCCGCATGGCTTACGGCGAGACGAAGCGCACCCCCGACGAGGCGGCCGACACGCCTGTCTGGCTCGCCACACTTCCCGACGACGGCCCGACCGGCGGTCTCTTCTATGAGCGTCAACCGTTGGACTGGTGA
- a CDS encoding DUF6415 family natural product biosynthesis protein: MDSPPRNVLLHAPPTAALAWFHSGHALPPVEDSARLLDQLTTSGRTVVPDLDLVFRSLPSNSTAAHRAAVVPGDQARRLNQVPSAGDPQAGVSWAQNIARLVQPASCCRHCPPGTSPT, from the coding sequence ATGGATTCCCCGCCCCGGAACGTCCTCCTTCACGCGCCGCCCACGGCTGCGCTCGCCTGGTTCCACTCGGGTCACGCGCTTCCGCCCGTCGAAGACTCCGCGCGGCTGCTCGACCAACTCACAACCAGCGGACGGACCGTCGTGCCAGACCTCGACCTGGTCTTCCGGTCCCTCCCCTCGAACTCGACGGCCGCACACCGCGCGGCAGTGGTCCCGGGAGACCAGGCTCGTCGGCTCAACCAGGTGCCTTCGGCCGGCGACCCGCAGGCCGGAGTGAGCTGGGCACAGAACATTGCCCGCCTCGTTCAGCCTGCTTCGTGTTGCCGACATTGCCCGCCAGGAACAAGCCCCACCTAG